A region from the Papaver somniferum cultivar HN1 unplaced genomic scaffold, ASM357369v1 unplaced-scaffold_125, whole genome shotgun sequence genome encodes:
- the LOC113331328 gene encoding serine/threonine-protein kinase D6PKL1-like, with amino-acid sequence MVDNGGGGSNEDADSVIVSKSGPLRSSSLSSSLEDLLTFKTSLSSSTTTNTTNFTNTNSSSNFSISSYKTSDGCFFDSGGKKFDESEIEETVNNQNGGQQLFLEYQQESEKNSLSSSSSFSIDDQRNNFCPSKPHKGNDLRWDAIQCVKSTSGVLGLSNFRLLKKLGCGDIGSVYLAELRGMGCLFAMKVMDKGLLEGRKKLLRAQTEKEILGLLDHPFLPTLYSHIETEKFSCLLMEFCSGGDLHTLRQRQPGKHFTEHAARFYVSEVLLALEYLHMMGVVYRDLKPENVLVREDGHIMLTDFDLSLRCLVNPTLIKAGTESSRRISAYCIQPACIDPSCKLPVCVEPACLQPSCLTPRISKSKSKKGKIKNEGTNMNHHSMDSLPVLIAEPTDARSMSFVGTHEYLAPEIIKGNGHGSAVDWWTFGIFLYELIHGRTPFRGSGNRETLFNVVSRPLKFPEGSNISFAAKDLIRGLLVKDPQHRLGYKRGATEIKQHPFFENVNWALIRSTHPPEIPKPVELSFVDQKIRSPTDTGATDSDSSSGAYLDFEFF; translated from the exons atggttgataatggtggtggtggcagcaaTGAAGATGCAGATTCAGTTATAGTAAGTAAAAGTGGTCCATTAAGATCATCAAGTTTGAGTTCTAGTTTAGAAGATCTTCTTACTTTTAAAACTAGTTTAAGCAGTTCTACCACTACTAATACAACTAATTTTACTAATACTAATTCTTCTAGTAATTTTAGTATCAGTAGTTATAAAACTAGTGATGGGTGTTTTTTTGATTCTGGGgggaagaaatttgatgaatctgAGATTGAAGAAACTGTTAATAATCAAAATGGGGGGCAGCAGTTGTTTTTAGAGTATCAACAAGAAAGTGAAAAGAATAGTTTGAGTTCTAGCAGTAGTTTCAGTATTGATGATCAAAGGAACAATTTTTGTCCTAGTAAACCTCATAAAGGTAATGATTTGAGATGGGATGCAATACAATGTGTAAAATCTACTTCTGGGGTTTTAGGGTTAAGTAATTTTAGGCTTTTGAAGAAACTTGGTTGTGGTGACATTGGTAGTGTTTATCTAGCTGAGTTAAGGGGTATGGGTTGTTTATTTGCTATGAAAGTTATGGATAAAGGGTTATTAGAAGGTAGGAAAAAGTTATTGAGAGCTCAAACTGAGAAGGAGATTTTAGGGTTATTGGATCATCCATTTCTTCCTACTCTTTATTCACATATTGAGACGGAGAAATTCTCTTGTTTGCTTATGGAGTTTTGTAGTGGTGGAGATTTACATACGCTTCGGCAGAGACAGCCTGGGAAACATTTTACGGAGCACGCCGCAAG GTTTTATGTTTCAGAAGTGCTTCTTGCTCTAGAGTACCTGCACATGATGGGTGTGGTGTACAGGGACTTAAAGCCTGAAAATGTTCTGGTGAGGGAGGATGGCCATATCATGCTTACAGATTTCGACTTATCACTGAGATGTCTCGTGAACCCAACCCTCATAAAGGCCGGTACAGAATCATCTAGAAGAATCTCTGCCTACTGTATACAGCCAGCCTGCATAGATCCATCATGCAAACTGCCAGTTTGTGTGGAACCAGCTTGTTTGCAGCCCTCATGCTTAACGCCCCGAATTTCCAAGTCAAAATCAAAGAAAGGGAAGATTAAGAATGAAGGTACAAACATGAACCACCATAGTATGGATTCTCTTCCTGTTCTTATTGCAGAACCGACTGATGCCAGATCAATGTCATTTGTGGGGACACATGAGTATTTAGCTCCTGAGATTATTAAAGGCAATGGTCATGGAAGTGCTGTAGATTGGTGGACATTCGGCATTTTCCTATATGAGTTGATTCACGGTAGAACACCATTCAGAGGGAGTGGTAACCGTGAAACATTGTTCAATGTTGTCAGTCGTCCACTGAAATTCCCAGAAGGATCCAATATCAGTTTTGCTGCTAAAGATTTAATCAGGGGCTTGCTTGTGAAAGACCCTCAACATAGATTAGGATACAAAAGGGGTGCAACAGAGATCAAACAGCATCCTTTCTTCGAAAATGTTAACTGGGCTCTCATACGCAGTACTCATCCTCCAGAAATACCAAAACCAGTTGAGTTGAGTTttgttgatcaaaaaattaggtcACCAACTGACACTGGAGCTACTGATTCAGATAGTTCATCAGGTGCTTACCTAGATTTTGAGTTTTTCTAG
- the LOC113331329 gene encoding uncharacterized protein LOC113331329, translating into MELYSCFYTSKDITYEEVTGIPPKLWGRLILTFLCCFLFLAIYTSLALGFSLLTFRAEERRIWPSILITCWAIPFFAELAYMMVVCNIATVVTVLEEDCYGSEALWKSMDLTEGKEWVSRAVFGLLGIAFTGISFTYYLSVYGDCLVGKVVGGIGLHLLLAICVHFLLVVHTVLYFVCKSYHNEDISTVSTHFEILVIHLGKEKDVQLERVPAV; encoded by the exons ATGGAACTCTACT CTTGTTTCTATACCTCCAAAGATATCACTTATGAGGAGGTTACTGGTATACCTCCAAAGTTATGGGGGAGACTTATTCTCACATTCTTATGCTGCTTCTTGTTCTTGGCTATATACACCTCTCTGGCTCTGGGTTTCTCGTTGTTAACGTTTCGAGCCGAGGAACGGAGGATTTGGCCTTCGATATTAATAACTTGTTGGGCTATTCCTTTCTTCGCCGAATTAGCTTACATGATGGTTGTTTGTAACATCGCAACAGTAGTTACGGTATTAGAAGAGGACTGTTATGGTAGCGAAGCCTTGTGGAAGAGTATGGATCTAACTGAGGGTAAGGAGTGGGTTTCTCGTGCTGTCTTTGGATTGCTTGGAATCGCATTTACTGGTATATCTTTTACTTATTACCTGTCTGTTTATGGAGATTGTTTGGTGGGTAAAGTAGTTGGGGGAATTGGTCTTCATTTGTTGTTAGCTATTTGCGTTCATTTCCTGCTTGTTGTTCATACTGTGCTTTACTTCGTCTGCAAATCGTACCACAACGAAGACATATCTACTGTTTCGACTCACTTTGAGATCCTTGTTATCCATTTGGGTAAGGAAAAAGACGTTCAATTAGAGCGAGTACCTGCAGTTTGA
- the LOC113331145 gene encoding uncharacterized protein LOC113331145, protein MEREGAQKVLYLERKVFFVSMETLGNTAGIRVEEKKRGGYRSWIHLSSEMAFWVVDAMEEAMDTSSEKRRWARREGESSFLCEVRDNEAGRYFRISRVRRGDGPRSYALCIPNGDGNYYWGVLLKEMQRVLKENNQLLEDSLRKHLTDRTFRMFYQRQF, encoded by the exons ATGGAGAGAGAAGGAGCGCAAAAAGTGctctatctggagaggaaagttTTCTTTGTTTCAATGGAGACACTAG GTAACACTGCGGGAATTAGagtggaagagaagaagagaggagGTTATAGATCTTGGATTCATTTATCATCTGAGATGGCTTTTTGGGTAGTGGATGCGATGGAAGAAGCAATGGATACCAGTTCAGAGAAACGAAGATGGGCAAGAAGGGAAGGAGAATCTTCATTCCTATGTGAAGTAAGAGACAACGAAGCGGGGAGATATTTTAGAATTTCAAGAGTGAGGAGAGGAGATGGACCTAGGTCTTATGCGCTGTGCATTCCTAATGGTGATGGAAACTATTATTGGGGAGTCTTATTAAAGGAGATGCAGAGAGTTCTCAAGGAAAACAATCAACTTTTAGAAGATTCACTCAGAAAACACCTAACAGATCGGACTTTCAGAATGTTTTACCAAAGACAGTTTTGA
- the LOC113331330 gene encoding uncharacterized protein LOC113331330 — MNREPANNSMGFYKEACAPVYCRDITYKKVTGVLGKLRGRLIVTFLWCFLNVAFYTFVAFGFWWLNIFDEEGRIRPLAFIICLSIPAFAGLIFFIVVCSIATVVTVLEKDYGGRVMAKSMVVLIMGKIWVSCTVFGLLGIALTGIIFMFCYLVVYGNKMSLVGKVFVGIGCHLLLAVWIHFLLVVQTVVYFVCKSHHNEDVSTVGTHLEIPVIHLGREIKDVQLERVPAV, encoded by the exons ATGAATAGAGAACCAGCAAACAATTCAATGGGCTTCTACAAGGAAGCATGTGCACCAGTATATTGCAG AGATATCACTTACAAGAAAGTCACTGGTGTACTTGGTAAGTTACGGGGGAGACTTATTGTCACATTCTTATGGTGTTTCCTTAACGTGGCTTTTTACACTTTTGTGGCTTTCGGTTTCTGGTGGTTAAACATTTTCGACGAGGAAGGGAGGATTAGACCTTTGGCATTTATAATCTGTCTATCGATTCCTGCTTTCGCCGGATTAATTTTCTTCATAGTTGTTTGTAGTATCGCAACAGTAGTTACAGTATTAGAAAAGGATTATGGTGGAAGAGTTATGGCAAAGAGTATGGTGGTACTGATTATGGGTAAGATATGGGTTTCTTGTACTGTCTTTGGTTTGCTTGGAATCGCATTGACTGGTATAATTTTCATGTTCTGTTACCTGGTGGTCTATGGAAACAAAATGAGTTTGGTGGGTAAAGTATTTGTGGGAATTGGTTGTCACTTGTTGTTGGCTGTTTGGATTCATTTCTTGCTTGTTGTTCAAACCGTGGTTTACTTCGTCTGCAAATCTCACCACAACGAAGACGTATCTACTGTTGGGACTCACTTAGAGATCCCTGTGATACATTTGGGTAGGGAGATAAAAGACGTTCAGTTAGAGCGAGTACCTGCAGTTTGA